One segment of Apium graveolens cultivar Ventura unplaced genomic scaffold, ASM990537v1 ctg8898, whole genome shotgun sequence DNA contains the following:
- the LOC141705484 gene encoding uncharacterized protein LOC141705484: MVRLQALRGEFDLRKMKESEMVEEFYNRTILIVNQLRVSGEYISDKRVLEKILRSMTRKYEHVVVAIEESNDWNTFSLVELLGSLQSHELRIKQFNLSPSEQVFEVQDTSRGGFRGRGGRGSFRCRGQGRGKVPSENFNSYQRARGRARGGFNGRGRGNSFNFQCHYYHQIGHMKKDCYKRINDEKVSNFLHEDVEEKDESMLLVSNV, translated from the coding sequence ATGGTGAGACTTCAAGCTCTAAGAGGTGAGTTTGATTTACGAAAGATGAAAGAAAGTGAAATGGTGGAGGAATTTTATAATCGAACAATTTTAATTGTTAATCAACTTCGTGTTAGTGGAGAATATATTTCGGATAAAAGAGTCTTGGAAAAAATTCTTCGTAGTATGACTCGAAAATATGAGCATGTTGTTGTGGCCATAGAAGAATCAAATGATTGGAATACTTTCTCTCTTGTAGAATTATTGGGTTCACTACAATCTCATGAACTCCGTATCAAGCAATTTAACCTCTCTCCTTCCGAGCAAGTTTTTGAAGTTCAGGACACCAGTCGTGGTGGTTTTAGAGGAAGAGGTGGAAGAGGATCATTTCGTTGTCGAGGACAAGGAAGAGGAAAGGTGCCAAGTGAAAATTTTAACTCATATCAAAGAGCAAGAGGAAGAGCTCGTGGAGGTTTCAATGGAAGAGGAAGAGGTAATTCTTTTAATTTTCAATGCCATTATTATCATCAAATTGGGCATATGAAAAAAGATTGTTATAAAAGAATTAATGATGAAAAAGTTTCCAATTTTCTACATGAGGATGTTGAGGAGAAAGATGAAAGTATGCTTCTTGTTAGCAATGTTTAA